A segment of the Agrobacterium tumefaciens genome:
TTTTTAGCTGACCTGGACGGCGATGTAGACAAGCGTCGCAGCAATCACCCAAAGCGCGATCCGGCCCCACTTGGTGTGGCGGGCTTCTGCCTTGCCGATAGCCTCTGCCGTCTGCGCATCGAAACGCAGGCCGTTTTCGCTCATTGCCATCAGATCGGCATGGAATTTTTCGGTTTTGGCGGCAATTTCCGGTGCCGCCTCGGCAAGTTTGACGGCGGCTTTCAGGCCGTCCTTCAGATCGGTAACGATACGCTTGGGGCCGAGATTGTCGCGAATCCAGCTTGCAACAACCGGGTCCGCCGCCTTCCACATGTTGAAGCGCGGGTTGAGAATGCGCGAAACGCCTTCCACCACCACCATGGTCTTCTGCAGCATGACCAGTTCGGGCCGTGTTTCCATGTCGAACAGCTCGGTGACTTCGAACAGCAGCGTCAGCAGCTTGCCCATGGAGATGGTTTCTGCGGGCTGACCATGGATCGGCTCGCCAATGGCGCGGATCGCCTGTGCGAAGCTGGCAATATCGTGGTGGCCCGGCACATAACCGGCCTCGAAGTGGACTTCCGCCACACGCATGTAGTCGCGGGTAATGAAGCCGTAGAGAATTTCGGCCAGGAAACGGCGTTCCTTTTTCCCCAGACGTCCGGCAATACCCATATCCACGGCAACGATCATGCCCTGCGGGTCGACGAAAAGATTGCCGGGGTGCATGTCGGCGTGGAAGAAACCATCGCGCAGCGTGTGCCGCAGGAAAGACTGGATCAGCGTGTCGGCGAGCGCGTTGAGGTCGTGACCGGCGGCTTTGAGCCCCTCGATATCGGACATCTTGACGCCGTCGATCCATTCCATCGTCACGACGTCGCGGCCGGTGCGTTCCCAATCGACTTCCGGGACACGGAAGCCTGGATCGTCTTTTGTATTCTCGGCGAGTTCGGAAAGGGCCGCAGCCTCAAGCCGGAGGTCCATCTCGATCTTGGTCGTCTGCTCCAGCGTCCGCGTCACCTCAACTGGACGAAGGCGGCGGGCGGATTTGACGAAGCGCTGCTGCAGGTCGGCGATCAGGTACATGGCTTCCAGATCGTTCTGGAAGCGCTGGCGGACGCCGGGGCGGATGACCTTCACGGCGACCTTGCGTGGTCCTTTGGGTGTATCGATCGTGGCGGGATGCACTTGCGCTATGGAAGCGGCCGCAATCGGATCGCCGAAGTCACGGTAAAGCTCGGAGACCGGACGTCCCAGGGAGCCTTCGATATTGGCCTTTGCCGCCGCCACGGGGAAAAACGCCATCCGGTCCTGCAGGCTCGCCAGATCATCGGCAAACTGCGCCCCGACAACATCCGGCCGGGTCGCCAGAAACTGTCCCATCTTGACGTAGGACGGCCCCAACCGTTCCACAGCCGTCGCCAGTCGATCGCTGCGAACGGCACGTTTTGCCTTGCTGCGCGCAAACGGCTTCAGCAGTGCTTTGACGAGATGCGCTGACGGCGGCATGTCATCGGCAGGCAAGGCCAGCACCACGCCTTCGCGCACGAGAACCCAGCCGACTCTTGCGAGACGGAAATATGCGCCAAGAGTGCTCATGCGGATGCTTTCTTCCTGCCCTTACCAGCCATGTCGATCAGAGCTTCCAGCCGGAATGCAGGGCGGCAATGCCGCCGGTATAATTGGTATAGTTGACGCGAGAGAAGCCGGCAGTCCGGATCATCGTCGCAAAATCATCCTGATTGGGGAACTTGCGGATCGATTCCACCAGATACTGGTAGGGCTCGGCATCGCCGGTAATCATCTTGCCGAACTGCGGAATGGCGTTGAACGACCAGGCATCGTAAACGCGGTCGAGAAGCGGCATTTCGACTTCGGAGAATTCCAGCACCAGAAGGCGTCCACCACGTTTCAGTACGCGATGTGCTTCCTTGAGCGCCACGTCGATGCGCGGTACGTTGCGGATGCCGAAAGCGACCGTATAGGCGTCAAAGCTGTTTGCCTCGAAGGGCAACTCTTCGGCATTGGCCTCGACGAAGGTCAGGTTGTCGGAAAGCTTCCTCTTGGCGGCGCGTTCTTCGCCAACTGCCAGCATCGAACCGTTGATATCGAGCACGGTGGCGTGAGCGAGACGATTGGATGCCTCGACGATACGAAACGCGATATCGCCTGTGCCGCCGGCCACGTCCAGAATCTTGTATGATGCTTCTTTGCGCGGTGCCAGTGCAGCGACCATCGCGTCCTTCCACAACCGGTGCATGCCCGCCGACATCACGTCGTTCATGATGTCATAGCGCTTGGCAACCTTATGGAAAACCTCGTTGACCAGTCCCTGCTTCTTGCCTTCGTCCACCTTGTGGAAGCCATAGGAAGTTTCCATACCGCCATCGGCGGTCGTGCGGGCGTCGGTCATCGTCGGTCTCCGTATTTATTGCGTTGCGGACCATAGCGGAAACGCCATGGCAGCGCTATCTGTTGCGGGCATCAATTGACCGCGACATTTCGCACGCACTCTATAGACCACTTGGTCCTAACGATAAACACCCGGATAAGCCAGATGCCAGAATTGCCTGAAGTCGAAACCGTCAGACGTGGCCTCACGCCCGCCATGGAAGGATCAACGATCCGAAAGGTGTATCTCGGTCGTCCGGACCTGCGGTTTCCTTTTCCGGGAGACTTTGTTTCGTTGATCGAAGGAAAGCGGATCGTCTCGCTTGGTCGAAGGGCGAAATATCTGCTGATCGAGCTTGAGGACGGGCTGACGGTCATCTGCCACCTTGGCATGTCGGGCTCGTTCCGTGTGGAAGTGGACGACACGGAAAGCGCACAGACGCCGGGGGAGTTCCACCATGCTCGCTCCAAGGATGGAAAGCACGATCACGTCATCTTTTATCTTGAGGGCAATCAGGGCCGCGTTTGCGTCATCTATAATGACCCCCGCCGGTTTGGTTTCATGCATCTGGTCGAGCGGAACAAGATAGATCTTTATCCCGCTTTCGCCGGGCTCGGACCCGAACCGACAGGCAATGCCTTGAGCGCGGATTATCTGGCCTCGAGATTTGCCGGCAAAAGCCAGCCATTAAAGACGACCTTGCTGGATCAGAAGGTCATTGCGGGTCTTGGCAACATCTATGTCTGCGAGGCTCTCTGGCGCGCGCATCTCTCGCCGCTTCGCGCGTCGGGAACGCTGGTGACGGCGACAGGAAAACCCAAGGCCCAGCTTGTCGAGCTAACCGAAAAGATCCGCGATGTGATTGCCGATGCGATTGCGGCCGGGGGCTCTTCGCTACGGGATCATATTCAGACCGACGGCACACTCGGATATTTCCAGCATTCCTTCTCCGTCTACGATCAGGAGGGCGAGCCTTGCCGCACACCCGGTTGCAAGGGTACCGTTGAACGGGTCGTACAGGCAGGACGTTCGACGTTTTATTGTGCCGCCTGCCAGAAGTAGTTCGGCAACACGTAAACTAAGAAAGGGAGGCCGCTGTGGACTATGAAACGATACTGGTGGAGAAACGCGACGAGGTTGGCGTCATAACGCTCAACCGGCCGAAGGCGCTGAATGCGCTCAACTCGGCTCTGCTGAAGGAACTGCGGCATATCCTTGCCTCGTTCTCCGCGGATGATTCCATTGGCGCCATCGTGATAACCGGCTCCGAAAAGGCATTTGCTGCCGGCGCTGATATCAAGGAAATGCAGTCTCTCGATTTCGTGGATGTCTATGTCGGCGATTTTCTTGGTGGTTGGGATGAGGTTGCGGCGACCCGCAAGCCGGTCATTGCCGCGGTTTCGGGCTTTGCTCTCGGCGGCGGATGCGAACTGGCAATGATGTGCGATTTCATTATCGCCTCGGATACGGCTAAGTTCGGCCAGCCTGAGATCACCCTTGGTGTCATTCCGGGCATGGGCGGCTCTCAGAGGCTCACCAGAGCTGTCGGCAAGGCAAAGGCGATGGATATGGTGCTGACGGGTCGCATGATGGATGCGGCAGAGGCTGAGCGCGCCGGCCTAGTATCGCGCATCGTGCCGGCAGCCAGCCTCGTCGAGGACGCAATAGAGGCGGCAACGCGTATTGCTTCCCTGTCGCGTGCTTCCGTTGTCATGGCCAAGGAGAGCGTCAATCGCTCGTTCGAAGTGTCGCTTTCGGAGGGACTAAGATTTGAACGCCGTCTGTTTCAGTCGCTGTTTGCGACAGATGACCAGAAGGAGGGAATGGCTGCTTTCATCGAAAAGCGCAAACCCGCATTCAGGAACCGTTAGAGTCTCTGTAATGGAATAAGGAAACGCGCTAAGGATTCGGAATAACGGCGTTTTCAGTGAAATTGCGCGTTGACGGGCGTCCGCTTTAACGGTATATGCCCGCCCACGGTTACGGAAAGCCATCCGGCTTGTCCGAAATTACTCCCGCATTCTTGGGTTACGTGAGGTCGTAGAACGACCCGATCCTGTGGTTGCGGAATTTGGTTCGAATTCGAAGAGAGGCATACATGGCCAATACAACTTCGGCGAAAAAGGCGACCCGCAAGATCGCTCGCCGTACCGCAGTCAACAAGGCTCGCCGTTCGCGCGTTCGCGGCTTCATCCGCAAGGTTGAAGAAGCCATCGCATCGGGCGACCTGGCAGTAGCCACCGAAGCTCTGAAGGCTGCTCAGCCGGAAATCCAGCGCGCTGCTACCAAGGGCGTTCTGCACGGCAACACTGCTTCCCGCAAGGTGTCTCGCCTGGCGCAGCGTGTTAAGGCACTTTCCGCCTAATCCGGCTAATCACAATTCGCTATTTAAAAAGCCTGGCCTTTGGCCGGGCTTTTTGTGATTCTAACCGTACTTTAATCTTTCTTGATGTAGCGTGACAATAGCATGTCAAGGAGGCGACACAAAAAGCGGTTATAAATCAAATACTTGCTGGAGGTCGCCTTGAAACGCCGAGGCTTTCTTTACGGAAGTCGTGGCAAGTTTCGAGTCAAGATAATTTTTATTTTTTTGCCAAAATCGTCTCGCGGAAAACGAGAAATTTGAATCTCATTGATTCATAAGAGATTCTGCTTCGGGCCGTTCCCGTGATGCAAAACGGCTTTCCTGAGTCAATGGCCGTTGTTCGTTTTTGCAGAAAAAACGCCATTGATCTCTGCCATCGATCCTGCCTAAATGCATTTCAACAAGGGGCGCGGAT
Coding sequences within it:
- the ubiB gene encoding 2-polyprenylphenol 6-hydroxylase, with protein sequence MSTLGAYFRLARVGWVLVREGVVLALPADDMPPSAHLVKALLKPFARSKAKRAVRSDRLATAVERLGPSYVKMGQFLATRPDVVGAQFADDLASLQDRMAFFPVAAAKANIEGSLGRPVSELYRDFGDPIAAASIAQVHPATIDTPKGPRKVAVKVIRPGVRQRFQNDLEAMYLIADLQQRFVKSARRLRPVEVTRTLEQTTKIEMDLRLEAAALSELAENTKDDPGFRVPEVDWERTGRDVVTMEWIDGVKMSDIEGLKAAGHDLNALADTLIQSFLRHTLRDGFFHADMHPGNLFVDPQGMIVAVDMGIAGRLGKKERRFLAEILYGFITRDYMRVAEVHFEAGYVPGHHDIASFAQAIRAIGEPIHGQPAETISMGKLLTLLFEVTELFDMETRPELVMLQKTMVVVEGVSRILNPRFNMWKAADPVVASWIRDNLGPKRIVTDLKDGLKAAVKLAEAAPEIAAKTEKFHADLMAMSENGLRFDAQTAEAIGKAEARHTKWGRIALWVIAATLVYIAVQVS
- the ubiE gene encoding bifunctional demethylmenaquinone methyltransferase/2-methoxy-6-polyprenyl-1,4-benzoquinol methylase UbiE encodes the protein MTDARTTADGGMETSYGFHKVDEGKKQGLVNEVFHKVAKRYDIMNDVMSAGMHRLWKDAMVAALAPRKEASYKILDVAGGTGDIAFRIVEASNRLAHATVLDINGSMLAVGEERAAKRKLSDNLTFVEANAEELPFEANSFDAYTVAFGIRNVPRIDVALKEAHRVLKRGGRLLVLEFSEVEMPLLDRVYDAWSFNAIPQFGKMITGDAEPYQYLVESIRKFPNQDDFATMIRTAGFSRVNYTNYTGGIAALHSGWKL
- the mutM gene encoding bifunctional DNA-formamidopyrimidine glycosylase/DNA-(apurinic or apyrimidinic site) lyase, which gives rise to MPELPEVETVRRGLTPAMEGSTIRKVYLGRPDLRFPFPGDFVSLIEGKRIVSLGRRAKYLLIELEDGLTVICHLGMSGSFRVEVDDTESAQTPGEFHHARSKDGKHDHVIFYLEGNQGRVCVIYNDPRRFGFMHLVERNKIDLYPAFAGLGPEPTGNALSADYLASRFAGKSQPLKTTLLDQKVIAGLGNIYVCEALWRAHLSPLRASGTLVTATGKPKAQLVELTEKIRDVIADAIAAGGSSLRDHIQTDGTLGYFQHSFSVYDQEGEPCRTPGCKGTVERVVQAGRSTFYCAACQK
- a CDS encoding enoyl-CoA hydratase gives rise to the protein MDYETILVEKRDEVGVITLNRPKALNALNSALLKELRHILASFSADDSIGAIVITGSEKAFAAGADIKEMQSLDFVDVYVGDFLGGWDEVAATRKPVIAAVSGFALGGGCELAMMCDFIIASDTAKFGQPEITLGVIPGMGGSQRLTRAVGKAKAMDMVLTGRMMDAAEAERAGLVSRIVPAASLVEDAIEAATRIASLSRASVVMAKESVNRSFEVSLSEGLRFERRLFQSLFATDDQKEGMAAFIEKRKPAFRNR
- the rpsT gene encoding 30S ribosomal protein S20, which produces MANTTSAKKATRKIARRTAVNKARRSRVRGFIRKVEEAIASGDLAVATEALKAAQPEIQRAATKGVLHGNTASRKVSRLAQRVKALSA